A single genomic interval of Chryseobacterium paludis harbors:
- a CDS encoding DUF7935 family protein, producing the protein MTSFSEYLPYAFALIIAIPFLVLLRQFVHTYITLKNQEIKLLSVKSNSENKTHSYERMTLFLERIKPSNIIQKFDKNLAVHEFVFLTEKTINEEFEYNSSQQLYLTKNSWKNIVDCKSAIIDLLHKTYEDLNNNPDLNEFKTVFIMNYMNDEDYIAATIEDLRREILILA; encoded by the coding sequence ATGACAAGTTTTTCAGAATATCTACCGTATGCTTTTGCATTAATTATTGCAATTCCTTTTTTGGTTTTGCTAAGACAATTCGTACACACTTATATTACCCTTAAAAATCAGGAGATAAAGCTTCTTTCTGTAAAATCAAATTCCGAAAATAAGACTCATTCATATGAAAGGATGACACTTTTTCTGGAAAGGATAAAGCCTTCTAATATTATTCAGAAGTTTGATAAGAATTTAGCGGTTCATGAGTTTGTATTTCTTACTGAAAAAACAATCAACGAAGAATTCGAGTATAATTCTTCTCAACAGCTTTATTTGACAAAAAATTCGTGGAAAAATATAGTCGATTGTAAGAGTGCAATTATTGATCTTCTTCATAAGACGTATGAAGATTTAAATAATAATCCCGATCTGAACGAATTTAAGACCGTTTTTATTATGAATTATATGAATGATGAAGACTATATTGCAGCTACAATAGAAGACTTAAGGAGAGAAATTTTAATATTAGCATAA
- a CDS encoding murein L,D-transpeptidase catalytic domain-containing protein, whose amino-acid sequence MMRKIIVLFVLLSFTFGFKSQSISNLPESRITEIRTFLKGKNYNQDLAVFINFRVYSGKYRYFIYDLKNNKILQQAIVAHGSGSVIKNSDALNFSNVEGSYQSSLGKFEIKESYSGRFGKSYRLNGLDITNNNAMERAIVLHSYSCIPDNESQNPACLSLGCPMLSFNALKQTARYIDSSKQPVILYAFY is encoded by the coding sequence ATGATGAGAAAAATTATTGTTCTTTTTGTGTTATTGTCTTTTACTTTTGGTTTTAAATCACAAAGCATATCAAATTTGCCAGAATCCAGAATTACAGAGATTAGAACATTTTTAAAAGGAAAGAACTATAATCAGGATCTTGCTGTATTTATCAATTTTAGAGTCTATTCGGGGAAGTACCGTTATTTTATTTACGATCTGAAAAATAATAAAATATTACAACAGGCTATTGTAGCTCATGGTTCAGGTTCAGTGATAAAGAATTCTGATGCACTCAATTTCAGCAATGTTGAAGGTTCCTATCAGTCATCATTAGGTAAATTTGAGATCAAAGAAAGTTATTCCGGAAGATTTGGAAAGTCTTATCGGTTAAATGGTCTGGACATTACCAATAATAATGCTATGGAAAGGGCTATCGTTCTTCATTCTTATAGTTGTATTCCTGATAATGAATCACAAAATCCAGCTTGTTTAAGTTTAGGCTGTCCTATGCTTTCATTTAATGCCTTGAAACAAACTGCCCGATATATTGATTCATCGAAACAGCCTGTTATTTTGTACGCTTTCTATTAA
- a CDS encoding FkbM family methyltransferase, whose product MSLKNYISKVLFNKNMSGNLKTFLAFIVNSKRYSSKFKKSSLDFSNNEIFAYNFKNGNKRFDTYLRTFKGDIDIFYEIFWKETYKEHLQFLVNDPKIIVDLGAHIGMTSMYLSLKYPNSKIYSVEASQENFEILKTNTKSFTNIVCLNAAAHFEDGTLKFGGDELSYNQKVSEQGILTKALSMGSIMKSYDIEKIDLLKIDIEGAEIELLGKNNSWLQKVENIVIEIHPPYDAKSLNNDIEPYNFSIKNQRKDVLFVNKSLS is encoded by the coding sequence ATGTCTTTAAAAAACTATATTTCTAAGGTACTTTTTAATAAAAATATGAGTGGAAACCTGAAAACGTTTCTTGCATTTATTGTTAATTCAAAAAGATATAGTTCAAAATTCAAAAAAAGTAGTTTGGATTTCAGTAATAATGAAATTTTTGCTTACAATTTTAAAAATGGAAACAAAAGATTTGACACTTATCTAAGAACCTTCAAGGGAGATATTGATATTTTTTATGAGATATTCTGGAAAGAAACTTACAAAGAACACCTTCAATTTTTAGTCAATGACCCTAAAATCATTGTTGATCTCGGAGCACATATTGGGATGACATCGATGTACCTTTCATTAAAATATCCTAATTCAAAAATATATTCTGTTGAGGCATCTCAGGAGAATTTTGAAATCCTAAAAACCAATACAAAATCATTTACAAATATTGTGTGCTTAAATGCTGCTGCTCATTTTGAAGATGGAACATTAAAGTTCGGAGGAGATGAACTTTCATACAATCAAAAAGTATCTGAACAAGGTATTCTTACAAAGGCTTTGTCTATGGGAAGTATCATGAAAAGCTATGATATTGAAAAGATTGACTTGCTTAAAATTGATATTGAAGGAGCAGAGATCGAATTACTTGGTAAAAATAATTCATGGCTGCAGAAGGTAGAAAATATTGTAATCGAAATACACCCACCTTATGATGCTAAGAGTTTAAATAACGACATAGAACCCTATAACTTTTCTATAAAAAATCAGAGAAAAGATGTATTATTTGTCAATAAATCATTAAGCTAA
- a CDS encoding ABC transporter ATP-binding protein, translating into MIIARNIHKSYGNLEVLKGVDIHIKTGEVVSIVGESGAGKSTLLQILGTLDSPTNSKNYDTEITLAGESFINMNDKQLSKFRNQNIGFVFQFHQLLPEFTALENVLLPTKIAGANEKEALEKAYALFEDLRIEQRLHHKPNQLSGGEAQRVAVARALINSPKTIFADEPTGNLDSKNADDLHRLFFDLRDKYNQTFVIVTHNPNLAEITDRKLVMKDGMIIE; encoded by the coding sequence ATGATTATAGCAAGAAATATCCATAAGTCTTATGGGAATTTAGAAGTATTAAAAGGTGTTGATATTCATATCAAAACGGGAGAAGTTGTTTCTATCGTAGGAGAGTCCGGAGCAGGGAAATCTACACTTCTACAAATTTTAGGAACTTTGGATTCGCCTACCAACTCAAAGAATTACGACACGGAAATTACTTTGGCTGGAGAATCATTTATCAATATGAATGATAAACAGCTTTCTAAGTTCAGAAACCAGAATATTGGTTTTGTATTTCAATTTCACCAGTTACTTCCTGAATTTACAGCTTTGGAAAATGTTTTGCTTCCCACCAAAATTGCAGGAGCCAATGAAAAAGAAGCTTTGGAAAAAGCTTACGCTTTATTTGAAGACCTAAGAATAGAGCAAAGGCTACATCATAAACCTAATCAGTTATCTGGTGGGGAGGCACAGAGGGTAGCGGTTGCCAGGGCGCTTATTAACTCACCTAAAACTATTTTTGCTGATGAGCCAACCGGTAACCTTGATTCAAAAAATGCAGATGACTTGCATCGTTTATTTTTTGATTTAAGAGATAAATATAATCAGACATTTGTGATTGTAACCCATAATCCGAATCTTGCTGAAATTACAGATAGAAAACTGGTCATGAAAGACGGAATGATTATCGAATAA
- the radC gene encoding RadC family protein → MSIKFLAEDDRPREKFLQKGKDSLSDSELLAIVMGSGSRDETALELARKILSTVNNNWHDLSLLSIKDLMKFKGVGEVKALSIATSLEIGRRRGRQEISEKPIISNSHDAYVIFKNHLSDLRIEEFWAIFLNQSNKVVQISQLTQGGISQSIVDVRILFKTALDNFSTGIVIAHNHPSGSLKPSREDLDVTKKIKDAGKFLNIQLLDHLIITQNAYFSFSDEGLV, encoded by the coding sequence ATGTCCATTAAGTTTCTTGCAGAGGATGATAGACCCAGAGAAAAATTTTTACAAAAAGGTAAAGATTCACTCTCTGATTCAGAACTCTTAGCAATTGTTATGGGAAGCGGAAGCAGAGATGAAACTGCTTTAGAACTTGCTAGAAAGATCTTATCTACAGTAAATAATAACTGGCATGACTTGAGTTTACTATCTATTAAAGATTTAATGAAATTTAAGGGTGTTGGTGAAGTAAAAGCGCTATCAATTGCCACCTCTCTTGAAATAGGACGTAGAAGGGGCAGACAGGAAATTTCTGAGAAACCAATAATTTCAAACAGTCATGATGCCTATGTTATTTTTAAAAATCATTTGTCTGATTTAAGAATCGAAGAATTTTGGGCTATTTTTCTCAATCAAAGCAATAAGGTGGTTCAGATTTCTCAATTAACGCAAGGGGGAATCAGCCAATCTATTGTTGATGTGAGGATTTTATTTAAAACAGCTTTGGATAATTTTTCTACAGGAATTGTTATTGCCCACAATCATCCTTCTGGAAGTTTAAAACCAAGTAGAGAAGACCTGGATGTTACTAAAAAAATAAAAGACGCAGGGAAATTCCTCAATATTCAGTTATTGGATCATTTAATTATTACGCAAAACGCATATTTTAGTTTCTCGGACGAAGGATTAGTATGA
- a CDS encoding phytanoyl-CoA dioxygenase family protein, whose product MFKQIRNYKLPYAIYNFFNKKKLKHNIPLYKKYGVNKSYFSSISSKDFSHLPASERGIDHEKLINTNFYKKLSQENKESTIHYNNNGYLILKNYLSTEIVDQINDEIEKLMTEGTLKFRYGGKLMFAIHHSDIIRMIGNDKDFLDFLSVLLDGEAKLFQSINFINGSQQKTHSDSIHMTTYPLGGLLGVWIALEDIDENNGALHYIPGSHKLPYFLNSDYDNEGNAFKIGKQSYKAYEEFLENKVKELGLKKEIFRAKKGDLLIWHANILHGGEPHLDKERTRKSLVYHYFDENSVCYHEVTQRPALFEL is encoded by the coding sequence ATGTTTAAACAGATTCGAAACTATAAATTACCATATGCAATCTATAATTTTTTCAATAAGAAAAAGTTGAAACACAATATTCCGTTGTATAAGAAATATGGTGTTAATAAAAGTTATTTTTCAAGTATTTCAAGTAAAGATTTTTCCCATCTTCCAGCAAGTGAAAGAGGGATAGATCATGAAAAATTGATAAATACCAATTTTTATAAAAAATTATCACAAGAAAATAAAGAAAGTACTATTCACTACAATAATAATGGATATCTTATCTTAAAAAATTATTTAAGCACAGAAATAGTTGATCAAATTAATGATGAAATAGAAAAATTAATGACCGAAGGAACCTTGAAGTTTCGTTATGGTGGAAAATTAATGTTTGCAATTCATCATTCTGATATTATCAGAATGATTGGTAATGATAAAGATTTTCTTGACTTTCTTTCAGTTTTACTTGATGGGGAAGCAAAGCTTTTTCAAAGTATTAATTTTATTAATGGGAGTCAGCAAAAAACACATTCTGACAGTATTCATATGACTACTTATCCTCTGGGAGGCCTTTTAGGAGTGTGGATTGCACTGGAAGATATCGATGAGAATAATGGGGCACTTCATTATATTCCAGGAAGCCATAAACTGCCATATTTTTTAAATTCAGATTATGATAATGAAGGAAATGCTTTTAAAATTGGCAAACAAAGTTATAAGGCTTATGAAGAGTTTTTAGAAAATAAAGTAAAAGAGCTTGGTCTGAAGAAAGAAATTTTCAGAGCAAAAAAAGGCGATCTTTTGATATGGCATGCTAATATTTTGCATGGGGGAGAACCACATTTGGACAAAGAGAGAACAAGGAAAAGTCTTGTTTATCATTACTTTGACGAAAATAGTGTATGCTATCATGAAGTAACTCAGAGACCAGCATTATTTGAGTTGTAA
- a CDS encoding pyruvate dehydrogenase complex dihydrolipoamide acetyltransferase, whose protein sequence is MAEVITMPRLSDTMTEGKVAKWHKNVGDKVKEGDILAEIETDKAVQDFESEIEGTLLYIGVEEGGAAAVDSVLAIIGNEGEDISSLKGGNAPAAEGSEEKKSEEEAKTENKETIVEQTSAEVPAGVEVITMPRLSDTMTEGKVAKWHKNVGDTVKEGDLLAEIETDKAVQDFESEFNGVLLKQGVEENGAAPVDSVLAIIGPEGTDVSGVGAAKPATQTSEKPAEQKPEAKSEEKPETEAVSSSSTDRVAISPLAKKIAQEKGVDIHGVQGSGENGRIVKKDIENYQPSQAKPNTSAPAASSAAAQVALSFVQGEDTETPNSQVRNIIAKRLAESKFSAPHYYLMVEINMDKAIEARKEINSLPDTKISFNDMIIKATAVALRKHPQVNSSWAGDKIIHRGNINVGVAVAIPDGLVVPVLKNTDQMNYTQISAAVKDMASRAKSKGLKANEMEGSTFSISNLGMFGIETFTSIINQPNSAILSVGAIIEKPIVKNGEIVVGNIMKLSLACDHRVVDGATGAQFLQTLKTYLESPLTLLL, encoded by the coding sequence GCCTCGTCTTTCCGATACGATGACGGAAGGAAAAGTGGCGAAATGGCATAAAAACGTTGGCGATAAAGTAAAAGAAGGAGATATTTTAGCTGAAATTGAAACAGATAAAGCTGTTCAGGATTTCGAATCTGAAATAGAAGGAACCCTTTTATACATTGGTGTAGAAGAAGGCGGTGCTGCAGCTGTAGATTCTGTTCTTGCAATCATTGGTAATGAAGGTGAAGATATATCTTCTTTAAAAGGGGGTAATGCTCCCGCAGCCGAAGGTTCGGAGGAGAAAAAATCTGAAGAAGAGGCTAAAACCGAAAATAAAGAAACCATTGTAGAACAAACTTCTGCTGAAGTTCCTGCTGGTGTAGAAGTTATTACAATGCCAAGACTTTCTGATACAATGACAGAAGGGAAAGTGGCTAAATGGCATAAAAACGTTGGTGATACAGTAAAAGAAGGTGACCTTCTCGCTGAGATCGAAACCGATAAAGCGGTTCAGGATTTTGAATCTGAATTTAACGGAGTTTTATTGAAGCAGGGTGTTGAGGAAAACGGAGCTGCTCCAGTAGATTCAGTACTAGCAATTATTGGTCCTGAAGGAACAGATGTTTCAGGAGTTGGAGCTGCAAAACCTGCAACTCAGACTTCAGAAAAACCTGCTGAACAAAAACCAGAAGCTAAGTCTGAAGAAAAACCTGAAACAGAAGCAGTAAGTTCTTCATCTACAGACAGAGTTGCAATTTCTCCTTTAGCTAAGAAAATAGCACAGGAAAAAGGTGTTGATATTCATGGTGTTCAGGGTTCCGGAGAAAACGGAAGAATTGTAAAAAAAGATATTGAAAATTATCAGCCTTCTCAGGCAAAACCAAATACTTCTGCTCCAGCGGCAAGTTCAGCGGCAGCTCAAGTAGCATTAAGTTTTGTTCAGGGAGAAGATACAGAAACTCCAAATTCTCAGGTAAGAAATATTATTGCAAAACGTCTTGCTGAAAGTAAATTCTCTGCTCCACACTATTATCTGATGGTGGAGATCAACATGGATAAAGCAATTGAGGCCAGAAAAGAAATCAATTCTTTACCAGATACTAAAATTTCTTTCAACGATATGATTATTAAAGCAACTGCTGTTGCATTAAGAAAACATCCACAGGTAAATTCAAGTTGGGCAGGAGATAAGATCATTCACAGAGGAAATATTAATGTTGGAGTAGCTGTTGCAATTCCTGACGGATTGGTTGTTCCTGTTCTTAAGAATACCGATCAGATGAATTACACTCAGATTTCGGCTGCTGTAAAAGATATGGCTTCAAGAGCTAAATCTAAAGGTTTAAAAGCAAACGAAATGGAAGGTTCTACATTCTCGATCTCTAATCTAGGAATGTTCGGAATTGAAACATTTACAAGTATCATTAACCAGCCAAACTCAGCAATTCTTTCTGTAGGTGCAATCATTGAAAAACCAATTGTGAAAAATGGTGAGATCGTTGTTGGAAATATCATGAAGCTTTCATTAGCATGTGATCACAGAGTAGTAGATGGTGCTACGGGTGCCCAATTCTTACAAACTTTAAAAACATATCTGGAAAGTCCTTTAACTTTATTACTGTAA